The Ochrobactrum sp. BTU1 region CCCGATTTCATGACAAGGCAAGAGAACAGGAATTAAGCGTGAAGGCACTTGCCGCAGCTATCGTTGTTGTCGTCATACTGGCTTTTATCAGCCTGTTTATCGGCGTCAGCGATGTATCGCTCACTACACTGTTTGGCGCAAATAGCACCGATCGGGCGGCAGAAGTTATGTTGGTCAGCCGGATACCTCGTACGCTAGCAATCATTCTTGCCGGCATGTCGATGGCAGTTGCTGGAATGATCATGCAGATGCTGACACGCAATCGTTTTGTTGAGCCATCGACAGCCGGAACCGTTGAATCTGCAAGCCTCGGCATTCTGCTTGTCATTCTGTTCGCACCTGACACACCAGTTTTCGGCAAGATGCTGGTAGCATCCGTTACGGCCCTTGCTGGTACAGCCCTTTTCCTGCGCATCCTGCGCAGCATTCCATTGCGTTCGGTGCTCGTTGTGCCACTTGTTGGCATTATGCTGGGCGGCGTGATCAGCGCTGCGACGACCTTCATCGCTTATCGCTATGATCTGCTGCAAGCGCTCAATTCATGGACAACCGGCGACTTCTCGGGCGTGCTGCGCGGTCGTTATGAGTTGCTGTATCTTTCATTCGCCCTCACCGTCATCGCATATATTGCCGCTGATCGTTTCACAGTCGCTGGCATGGGCGAAGATTTCACGACCAACCTCGGTCTCAACTATCGCCGCGTCGTGACCCTCGGGCTTGTGATCGTGTCTATGGTCAGCGCCAGCGTGGTCGTGACGGTGGGCATGATCCCTTTTCTGGGCCTCATCGTACCAAATGTGGTCAGCATGTTCATTGGCGATAATATGCGCCGTGCTGTGCCGTGGGTGGCCGTGCTTGGTGCGGGACTGGTGCTTGCCTGCGATATCGTCGGGCGCATCATCCGTTTTCCCTATGAAATCCCCATCGGCACGATGATGGGCGTCGTTGGCAGCGCGATCTTCCTCTATCTGCTTTTGCGTCGGGGATCGCGCCTTGCTTAAACGTCCCTGCTTCATCATCACGGTTCTTTCGATCCTCGTCATTATTTCCTGCGCAGCCTTCATGACACTGGGAGCCAAGGGCAGTTGGTCATTCATATTGACTTTCCGCGGCACCAAGCTTGCGGCAATGGTGCTGGTTGCCTATTCGATTGCTGTCTCGACAGTGCTGTTTCAAACTGTCACCAACAACCGCATTCTCACTCCCTCCATCATGGGGTTTGATGCGCTTTATATTCTGATCCAGACTTTGGCAGTTTTCGCCTTTGGCGCTATCCATGTGAACGGGGTCGGTCCAAATGGCCGCTTCTTCGCCGAGACGGCAATCATGGTGGTCTTTGCCAGCACACTTTATGCTTGGCTGTTTTCAGGTGCGGCACGCAGCCTGCATCTGGTCATGCTTGTCGGCATTGTGTTCGGTGTCTTCTTCCGAAGCCTCTCCAACCTCATGCAACGCATGATCGACCCGAATGAATTCGCCGTGCTTCAGGACCGTTTCTTTGCAAGCTTCAACAGCGTCAACGCGGATATTCTGTTGCTCGCAGCAATTATCGTGGCAGTGGTCACGCTTTACGGCCTGCGTTTTCTCAATGTCTTTGATGTTTTATCGCTGGGACGCGATCCGGCAATCAATCTGGGCGTCGATCATAGCCGCGTTGTGCATCGCATTCTGCTGATCGTCACGATCCTTGTTTCCGTCTCAACCGCACTCGTTGGCCCTATCACCTTCTTCGGCCTGCTTGTCGCCAATCTGGCTTACATGATTGCTGGTTCATCCAAGCATCGTATCGTGCTGCCTATTGCTGTATTGCTCGCAATCCTATGCATTGTCGGCGGACAAACCATTCTTGAGCGCGTTTTCTCGTTCAATACTGCGCTCAGTGTCATCATCGAGTTTCTGGGCGGGCTCGTCTTTATCATCCTTCTCGTCAGGGGAAACGCACGTTGATCGAAATAAACCAGGTCAGTAAATCCTATAGAGATGCGATCGTCGTTGATGATGTGACGCTGCAATTGCCCGCACGTGGCATAACGTCGATCATCGGACCGAATGGTGCTGGAAAGTCCACCTTGCTTTCCATGGTCAGCCGCCTACTTCCCATGTGTAAAGGCCGCATTACCGTCGATGGGCTGGATGTATCGACCACGTCGGGTGATGTGCTGGCAAAACGACTTTCGATCTTAAGGCAGGACAATGCCATTAACTCGCGCCTCACAGTGCGCGATTTGGTGACTTTCGGGCGTTATCCGCATTCCAAGGGCCGCCCAACACGCGAAGATCTCGACCACGTTGATCAGGCAATCGGCTATCTCGAACTTGAAGAGCTAGGCAACCGTTTTCTCGATGAGCTTTCGGGCGGACAGCGCCAGCGCGCTTTCGTGGCGATGGTTCTCTGCCAGAACACAGATTACGTTCTGCTGGATGAACCGCTCAACAATCTCGACATGAAGCACTCCGCTTCGATGATGAAACTGCTGCGGCGGGCGGCAAATGAACTGGGCAAGACAGTCGTGCTGGTGCTGCACGACATCAATTTCGCATCCTGCTATTCCGACCATATCGTTGCGATGCGCAAGGGCAAGGTCGTCCATCAGGGATCACCGGAAGAACTCATTCAGCCGGATATTCTGCGCGATATTTACGAGATGGAGATTGCCGTCGAAATGATCGGCGGCAATCGCATTGGCATTTACTATCTTTAGAGCGCCGATCCGATTAAATCGGCTCAACGCTCTAAAATTTTCTTTAACGCGCATCTTTTCCGAAAACCGTTACACACTTTTCGGGATGCGCTTTTAGTTAGGCAATCGGCTCGCTCGGAAAGAGCAGCTGCAAGGCTTCATAAGCCGAGAGCACGGTTTCCATCTGCGCCGTATGGCCTTTGACAAAGGCATCGCCATAGATGGTTTCGTCCGGATATTCGGTAATCAGCGTCAGCGGAACTGTGTGACGATCATCAACACCGACCATACATGGGAAGCCGTTGATAATGCGGAAACCTGTTTCGCCTGCATGTTGCTCGAAAAGCTTGATTTGCGCATCGTTGTAATCAAGCAGACCATCGATGGCACCAAGATGCCTGGTCACATGATCCATCAGCTGTTCGGCTTCTTTCTCCCACGTCGCATGATGGCGAATAATCAGGAAGAAGCCTTTTGGCAACGTCCACATTGCAAAGGATCGTGGAACATATCCAGACAGCGGGCGTGTCCATTCATGCGACGGATAGCCATGCAGATTGACATGCAGCTTCGCATTGGTGCGCGCCTCCGCCTCTACACGGATTGCTTTCTCAAAAAGCCCCTCGCCGCTGCGATATTCAAGATCATCGCCAAGAGCCGTATAGCGCGACGCGTGATGCATATGATGTGGCTGCAAAACGCACAGACGCTTATGGATTTCATACCCGTCCGGGTTTTCCTGCGGCGAGATCGTGAAGTGCGCGCCATCGCGTGCGCTAAGACGGCTTGCGGCACGCAACGCTCCGACGATGCCAGTTGTTTCATTGGCATGTTGCCCGGCACTGATCATCATCGCCGTTTCATGGCCCGAAACATAGGTCGCGCGCACGCTGCGACCTGCACGGGTCTTAGCTTCAAAAGGTGTGCCGCCAAGCTTTGCAATCTCTCTGCGGATCTGGTCAGCCGAAAGAGGAGCCTGCGCATTTTCCAGAACTTGCTCGGCAGTCAGCGCATCTGACGTTGCCAGCGGACGTGTTTCCACTCTAACGGTTGGCTCTGCATCACGGAAGCGGACTTCGGGTACGATCTGACCGGGCTGCAAGCCACGATCACCGACGGGGCGACCAGACTTTTTCTGGAAAACTTCGAGCAGCGAGAAATAGATATCTTCGTGCAGAGCTTCCGTCAGGCTCAGCGCTTCCTCATCATAGGCAATGCGTCGATCAGTGATCGGCAAGTTGACCGAAATGTTCAGCTCTTCAAAATAGGGCTCGCCCCTGCCCCAGTCATGGGTGGCAATGGTCGAAATCGTATCGTGAAATAGCTTTTCATAAGCGGTTTCAAAGCGCGCGTTCTCACTGCTACCTTCATGTTCGACAATTAGCCAGCCCGTTGGTGAGACGAGCGTTTCGCCGATAAAATCTTCATGCACGCGATTGGGTGCGAAAACACGGTGACTTTCATTGCGGCCATCGGCAAATCTCAGATCGACTTCGTAAAAGAAATCGTCGTTTCCGGACGCACTGAAGCTGATCAGCGCTTCTGGTAGGAGTGCTGTCAACGGGTAGGTTTCCAGCAGAAAACGGTTCTCTACGCAATTGTCATGGCGTGGATAGCGAATTGTTGCAGCCGTTAGTCCTGTCCCATTCACTTCTTCAAGAAAGAAATGCAGAAGCGGTTTATAGGATGAACGAACACGCGCATCGATGCCCGCTTCGCGCAGCTTTGTTTCAGCAGCAAAGCGGCTTGGCTGGTCATCGAACAGCCAGACCTTCACTTTCGCGCCACGCATTTCCGGCTTTGAAAGGCGTTCGATCAGTAAATTGATTGAACGCGGATAGGTCTTTTCAAATATCACGCTCATCGCGAGGTCCTGCCGGTTGGATCGAGGCTGTCACGCAGCCAGTCTCCCAGAAGGTTGAGACCAAGCACCGTGAAAAGAATGGCAAGACCGGGGAACAGGCTTACCCACCATGCCGTCTGGAGATAGGTGCGGCCATCGGCCAACATTCCACCCCAGCTTGGAATGGTTGAATCAATGCCAAAGCCAAGGAAGGTCAGGCTGGATTCAAGCAGGATGTTGTTGGCGACATTAAGCGTCATCAAAACGATGACCGGTCCGAGCAGATTTGGCAGCAGGTGCTGGAAAATGATGCGCCAGTCCTTCACGCCAATAGCGCGCGCAGACAAGATGAACTCGCGCTCGCGCAGCGATAGCACTGAGCCGCGCACCAGCCGGGCATATTGCACGCATTGTGAAACAATCAGCAGGATGATCGTGTTGACCAGTCCACCGCCAAGGATAGCCATGAAGGTGATGGCAAGCAGGATAAACGGCATCGCAAGCTGCACATCGACAAAGCGCATGAGGGCCATATCCCAAAACCCGCGATAATAGCCTGCAACCAAGCCCATGATCGTGCCGATGATCACCGAACCAATGACGGAGATGAAACCCACAAAAAGTGAGATTTTGCCGCCGATAACGACACGCGCAAGCACGTCTCGGCCGAGAGGGTCAGCACCGAAAATATGAGCCGGATTGACGAATGGCGGCATCAGACGTGCCATCAGGTCGATCTTGTTCGCGCCTGCTGGAAACAGATAGCTCGAGAAAATGACCGCCAGACAGATGGTGCCAGTGAGAAGAAAACCAACAATAAATTCCAGACTGGCAAAGCGGGAATGCTGGAGTGTTGAGGTTTTGGTCGCCACTTTAGTCGCCATAGGCTCTACTCCGTACGAATTCGCGGATCGACAAGGCCGTAAGCGATGTCCACCAGAAGATTGACGCCGATAATCAGCATCGAAAGGATTGCGATTGTTGCCTGCAAGACGGGATAGTCGCGTCCGGCAACCGCATCGAATGCAAGCGTGCCCATACCCGGCCAGTTGAAGACCCGTTCGACCACAACGATACCGCCCAGGAGGCCACCGAACTGCAAACCGATATAGGTAATCAGCGGAATAGCGCAGTTACGCAGTGCGTGCTTATAGAGCACCTTGTTTTCGCTCAGGCCCTTAGCGCGAGCCACCATGATATATTGCGACTGCAGCGTTTCGAGCATCGACGTGCGCACGAGGCGGATGTTGGTTGCAGTCAGAATAATGCCCATGGTCAGCGCAGGCATCACGAAGCTAGCTATACCGCTCATACCACTTGGCGGTAGCCATTGGAGATAAATGCCGAACAGCAGAACCAGCATCGTCGCAAGCCAGAAGTTCGGGAAAGACAGACCGACGAGCGAGCAGATTCGAATGAGCTGATCAGCCCATCTACCACGTGATACTGCCGCCTTGATGCCAAGTGGCACCGAAATCACGATGGAGACGAAAAGTGAGGCAAAAGCCAGCATAAGCGTGGCTGGCAGCGCACTTCCAACTAAAACGGAAACCTGTGTACCACCAAGGAAGCTGCGTCCAAGATCAAGTGTGAACAGACCTTTGAGAAATTGCCAATATTGAACAAGAAATGGTTGGTTCAAACCTAAACCCTCGCGGATGCGCTCGAGATCGGCTTCCGTGATACTGCCAGCACCTTGCGTCAACATCAGCGCCGGATCGCCAGTCAGGCGGATCGCATATGCGACAAGCAACGTCATTGCGATCAACACGAACAATGCTTGCAAAATTCGTTTTATAAGAAATCCAGCCACCAGAGCGCCTCCGAAATGCAGCGACAAGCCGATGAACGGCTTGCCGTATCAGTTGGTTTAATCGACGGTTACGTCGGTGAGACGCAGACGGCTATCTGGAACAGGCACGAAGTTTTTCACGCGCT contains the following coding sequences:
- a CDS encoding ABC transporter permease, whose product is MKALAAAIVVVVILAFISLFIGVSDVSLTTLFGANSTDRAAEVMLVSRIPRTLAIILAGMSMAVAGMIMQMLTRNRFVEPSTAGTVESASLGILLVILFAPDTPVFGKMLVASVTALAGTALFLRILRSIPLRSVLVVPLVGIMLGGVISAATTFIAYRYDLLQALNSWTTGDFSGVLRGRYELLYLSFALTVIAYIAADRFTVAGMGEDFTTNLGLNYRRVVTLGLVIVSMVSASVVVTVGMIPFLGLIVPNVVSMFIGDNMRRAVPWVAVLGAGLVLACDIVGRIIRFPYEIPIGTMMGVVGSAIFLYLLLRRGSRLA
- a CDS encoding iron chelate uptake ABC transporter family permease subunit gives rise to the protein MLKRPCFIITVLSILVIISCAAFMTLGAKGSWSFILTFRGTKLAAMVLVAYSIAVSTVLFQTVTNNRILTPSIMGFDALYILIQTLAVFAFGAIHVNGVGPNGRFFAETAIMVVFASTLYAWLFSGAARSLHLVMLVGIVFGVFFRSLSNLMQRMIDPNEFAVLQDRFFASFNSVNADILLLAAIIVAVVTLYGLRFLNVFDVLSLGRDPAINLGVDHSRVVHRILLIVTILVSVSTALVGPITFFGLLVANLAYMIAGSSKHRIVLPIAVLLAILCIVGGQTILERVFSFNTALSVIIEFLGGLVFIILLVRGNAR
- a CDS encoding ABC transporter ATP-binding protein, whose protein sequence is MIEINQVSKSYRDAIVVDDVTLQLPARGITSIIGPNGAGKSTLLSMVSRLLPMCKGRITVDGLDVSTTSGDVLAKRLSILRQDNAINSRLTVRDLVTFGRYPHSKGRPTREDLDHVDQAIGYLELEELGNRFLDELSGGQRQRAFVAMVLCQNTDYVLLDEPLNNLDMKHSASMMKLLRRAANELGKTVVLVLHDINFASCYSDHIVAMRKGKVVHQGSPEELIQPDILRDIYEMEIAVEMIGGNRIGIYYL
- a CDS encoding peptidase M14 — encoded protein: MSVIFEKTYPRSINLLIERLSKPEMRGAKVKVWLFDDQPSRFAAETKLREAGIDARVRSSYKPLLHFFLEEVNGTGLTAATIRYPRHDNCVENRFLLETYPLTALLPEALISFSASGNDDFFYEVDLRFADGRNESHRVFAPNRVHEDFIGETLVSPTGWLIVEHEGSSENARFETAYEKLFHDTISTIATHDWGRGEPYFEELNISVNLPITDRRIAYDEEALSLTEALHEDIYFSLLEVFQKKSGRPVGDRGLQPGQIVPEVRFRDAEPTVRVETRPLATSDALTAEQVLENAQAPLSADQIRREIAKLGGTPFEAKTRAGRSVRATYVSGHETAMMISAGQHANETTGIVGALRAASRLSARDGAHFTISPQENPDGYEIHKRLCVLQPHHMHHASRYTALGDDLEYRSGEGLFEKAIRVEAEARTNAKLHVNLHGYPSHEWTRPLSGYVPRSFAMWTLPKGFFLIIRHHATWEKEAEQLMDHVTRHLGAIDGLLDYNDAQIKLFEQHAGETGFRIINGFPCMVGVDDRHTVPLTLITEYPDETIYGDAFVKGHTAQMETVLSAYEALQLLFPSEPIA
- a CDS encoding ABC transporter permease, encoding MATKTSTLQHSRFASLEFIVGFLLTGTICLAVIFSSYLFPAGANKIDLMARLMPPFVNPAHIFGADPLGRDVLARVVIGGKISLFVGFISVIGSVIIGTIMGLVAGYYRGFWDMALMRFVDVQLAMPFILLAITFMAILGGGLVNTIILLIVSQCVQYARLVRGSVLSLREREFILSARAIGVKDWRIIFQHLLPNLLGPVIVLMTLNVANNILLESSLTFLGFGIDSTIPSWGGMLADGRTYLQTAWWVSLFPGLAILFTVLGLNLLGDWLRDSLDPTGRTSR
- a CDS encoding ABC transporter permease, which encodes MAGFLIKRILQALFVLIAMTLLVAYAIRLTGDPALMLTQGAGSITEADLERIREGLGLNQPFLVQYWQFLKGLFTLDLGRSFLGGTQVSVLVGSALPATLMLAFASLFVSIVISVPLGIKAAVSRGRWADQLIRICSLVGLSFPNFWLATMLVLLFGIYLQWLPPSGMSGIASFVMPALTMGIILTATNIRLVRTSMLETLQSQYIMVARAKGLSENKVLYKHALRNCAIPLITYIGLQFGGLLGGIVVVERVFNWPGMGTLAFDAVAGRDYPVLQATIAILSMLIIGVNLLVDIAYGLVDPRIRTE